GAAACCTGGTAAAGGCGGACAACTAGTTCGTTCAGCTGGTACAAGTGCACAAGTATTAGGTCAAGAAGGAAAATACACATTGGTTCGTTTAACCTCTGGTGAAGTTCGAATGATCCTTGATACTTGTCGTGCAACTGTTGGAACTGTTGGAAATGAACAGCATGAACTGATTAACATCGGTAAAGCTGGACGTAACCGTTGGAAGGGTAAACGCCCTACAGTACGTGGATCTGTAATGAACCCGAACGATCACCCACACGGTGGTGGTGAAGGTAAAGCACCAATCGGATTGAAATCACCTATGACACCATGGGGCAAACCTGCATTGGGCTTGAAAACACGTAACAAAAAAGCGAAATCCAATAAATTGGTTGTTCGTGGTCGTAAGAGATAATTCTTAAAGTAACTTAGAAAACGTAAAAGGAACCGAAGGGAGGCTTCACCATGGGTCGTAGTTTGAAAAAAGGACCTTTTGTCGATGATCATTTGATGAAGAAAGTAGAAGCTGCATCAAAGAGCGAGAAGAAACAAGTTGTAAAAACTTGGTCACGTCGTTCTACTATTTTTCCACAATTCATTGGTCAAACAATCGCAGTTTATGATGGAAGAAAACATGTTCCAGTATACATTCAAGAAGATATGGTAGGACATAAATTAGGGGAGTTCGCTCCTACAAGAACATACCGTGCCACACGGCAGATGACAAGAAAACAGGTCGTCGTTAATTACGAGGGGAGGAATTATCATGGCAGAACAAATTACAGCTGCAACAGCAACTGCTAAAACTGTCCGTATCGCACCTCGTAAGGTTCGTCTAGTAGTGGATCTTATCAGAGGCAAGAGCATTGGAGAAGCAATCTCCATTCTGAAATTCACACCACGCGCTGCATCACCTGCAGTGGAAAAAGTGTTGATGTCAGCTATCGCGAATGCGGAACACAATTATGATTTAGACATTGAAAATTTAATCGTAGCCGAAGCCTATGTGAACGAAGGACAAACAATGAAGCGTTTCCGTCCACGTGCTAAAGGTTCAGCTTCACAAATCTTAAAACGTACAAGCCACATTACAATCGTGGTATCAGAAAAGAAGGAGGGATAATCTGTGGGTCAAAAAATTAATCCAATAGGAATGCGTATAGGTATTATCCGTGATTGGGATGCCAAATGGTATGCCGAAAAAGATTACGCTACTTTCTTACATGAAGACTTGAAAATTCGTAGTTATATTGAAAAAAACCTAAGCGAAGCTTCTGTATCTCGTGTAGAAATTGAACGTGCTGCAAATCGCGTAAATATTTCTATCCATACAGGAAAACCAGGAATGGTAATCGGTAAAGGTGGTTCCGAAGTTGAAAAACTTCGTAAAGCACTAAACAATATGACGAACAAACGTGTTCACATTAACATTGTTGAAATTAAAAAGACTGATTTAGATGCTAAATTAGTTGCTGAGGGTATTACGAAACAACTAGAAGGTCGTGTTGCTTTCCGTCGTGCTCAAAAACAAGCAATTCAACGTACAATGAGATCTGGAGCTTTAGGTATTAAAACCCAAGTTTCCGGACGTTTAAACGGAGCAGATATCGCTCGTGCAGAAACTCATTCAGAAGGAACAGTTCCATTACATACCTTACGTGCAGATATTGACTATGCATGGGAGGAAGCTGATACTACATATGGTAAACTAGGCGTAAAAGTTTGGATCTACCGTGGAGAAGTATTGCCAGCTCGTAAAGTAACAGAGAAAGGAGGGAAATAACCAATGTTAGTACCTAAACGTGTAAAACATCGTCGTGAATTCCGTGGAAAAATGCGCGGTGAAGCAAAAGGTGGTAAAGAAGTTGTTTTTGGTGAATATGGTTTACAAGCAGTTGATTCTAAATGGATCACAAACCGTCAAATCGAAGCAGCTCGTATTGCAATGACTCGTTACATGAAACGTGGTGGGAAAGTTTGGATTAAAATCTTCCCTCATAAATCATATACATCTAAAGCTATTGGTGTTCGTATGGGCTCCGGTAAAGGAGCTCCTGAAGGTTGGGTTTCCCCAGTAAAACGTGGAAAAATCATGTTTGAAGTAGGCGGCGTATCTGAAGAAGTAGCACGTGAAGCTTTGCGTTTGGCATCTCACAAATTGCCTATCAAAACGAAAATAGTAAAACGTACAGAAATTGGTGGTGAATCGAATGAAAGCTAATGAACTTAAAGAATTATCCACTACTGAGATGATTGAAAAAGAGAAAGAATTTAAAGAAGAGCTTTTCAATCTACGATTCCAACTTGCTACAGGGCAGCTTGAAAATACAGCCCGTCTGAAAGAAGTTCGCAAATCAATCGCACGCATCAAAACAGTGTTGCGTCAACAAGAATTGCAAAATCAGTAATCCAGCAAAGGAGGTAACTAAGAAATGACTGAAGAACGTAATAAGCGTAAAGTCTACCAAGGCACTGTTGTTTCCGATAAGATGGAAAAGACAATTGTTGTAGAAGTGTCTACATACAAAAATCATCCAGTATACGGTAAACGTGTTCGTTACTCTAAAAAGTACAAAACACATGATGAAAATAACCAAGCTAAAATGGGTGACGTAGTTAAAATTATGGAAACTCGTCCACTATCTAAAACAAAAAACTTCCGTTTACTAGAAATAGTGGAAGAATCGGTTATCATCTAACCAAATAGAATGAATTCCTAATCCGGAAGGAGGATACTGAAGTGATACAAACAGAATCTCGTTTGAAAGTTGCCGATAACTCAGGTGCAAGAGAAGTCCTAGCTATTAAAGTTTTGGGTGGATCAGGCCGTAAGGTTGCTGGCATTGGTGACGTAATCGTCGCAACAGTTAAACAAGCTACACCCGGTGGTGTTGTCAAAAAGGGTGAAGTTGTAAAAGCTGTAATCGTGCGTACTAAGTCAGGCGCTCACCGTAAAGACGGTTCATATATAAAATTTGACGAAAATGCGTGTGTAATTATCCGTGATGATAAGAGCCCACGTGGAACACGTATCTTTGGACCTGTTGCTCGTGAACTACGTGACAACAATTACATGAAGATTGTTTCCCTTGCTCCAGAAGTACTTTAAGAAATGCAATGATTGTAATGATCGAAGGAGGTGCAACAACTCATGCACGTAAAAACTGGCGATAAAGTTAAAGTAATTACCGGTAAAGATAAAGGCAAAGAAGGAGTAATCCTAAAAACTATGCCTAAGAGAGACCGCGTAATCGTAGAAGGTGTCAACATTGCTAAGAAGCACAAGAAAGCTTCTCAAACCAATGCCACCGGCGGAATCATCGAAGAAGAAGCAGCAATCCACGTTTCGAACGTAATGCTGATTGATGCTAAAACAGGTGAACCTACCAAAGTAAGCTACAAAATAGAAGATGGTAAAAAAGTCCGTGTTTCCAAAAAAACTGGCGAAATCATTGACTAATTTTTAAAGGAAGGAGGAGCTCATCTAATGAACCGTTTGAAAGAAAAATACAAAAATGAAATTACACCATCTTTGATGGAAAAATTTGACTACTCATCCGTAATGCAAGTACCTAAAGTAGATAAAATTGTTATCAACATGGGTGTTGGCGATGCTGTAGCAAATGCAAAAAACCTTGATAAAGCAGTGGAAGAATTGACTTTGATCTCTGGTCAAAAACCAATTATTACATATGCTAAGAAATCAATTGCTGCATTCCGTTTACGTGAAGGTATGGCTATTGGTACGAAAGTTACTCTTCGCGGAGAAAGAATGTATGACTTCTTGGACAAACTTGTGACTGTTTCCTTGCCACGTGTGCGCGATTTCCGCGGCATAAGCAAACGTTCCTTCGACGGACGCGGAAACTACACATTGGGTGTAAAAGAACAATTGATTTTCCCTGAAGTTGACTACGACCGAGTAGACAAAGTTCGTGGAATGGATATCGTTATTGTAACGACTGCAGACACTGATGAAGAGTCAAGAGAACTATTGACACAATTAGGAATGCCATTCCAAAAATAAGCAAAGGAGGCGAAAAGACTTGGCCAAAAAATCCATGATTGCAAAAAACAAACGTCCTGCAAAATTCTCAACACAAGCTTATACACGTTGTGAACGTTGTGGCCGTCCACATTCCGTTTATCGCAAATTCAAGCTCTGCCGCATTTGCTTACGTGAACTGGCTTATAAAGGACAAATCCCAGGCATGAAGAAAGCAAGCTGGTAATCAGCCATTCCCGCATGAAGGAGGTAAAAACTAAATGGTTATGACAGATCCAATCGCAGATTTCCTTACTCGTATTCGTAACGCAAACATGGTTCGCCATGCTAGTTTGGAAGTACCTGCATCAAAAATTAAAATAGATATTGCTAACATCCTTAAAAAAGAAGGATTTATTAAAAACTATGAAGTCATTGAAGATGACAAACAAAACGTTATTCGCGTATTCATGAAATACGGCAAAGAAAAAGAACGTGTCATTACCGGATTGAAGCGCATCTCTAAACCAGGTTTGCGTGTGTATGCAAAAACTGGCGAGGTTCCCCGTGTATTAAACGGTTTGGGAATTGCTATTGTATCCACTTCTGAAGGTTTAGTAACTGACAAAGAAGCAAGATCCAAAAATATTGGTGGAGAAGTATTGGCTTACATTTGGTAATCCAATATTTCCAACCTAAAAAAATAGAAGGAGGTGCAGCCCTGTGAGTCGTATTGGTAATAAACTAGTAGAAATTCCAGCTGGCGTAACCGTTAGTCGAGAAGGAAACACTGTTACTGTAAAAGGACCTAAAGGTGAACTAACACAAACACTTAGTCATTTGATTACGATGAATGTGGAAGATAACATTGTTACTTTTACTCGTCCAAATGAAGAAAAATTCACGAAATCTATCCACGGAACTGTCCGTGCTTTGTTTAACAACATGGTAGTGGGTGTTTCTGAAGGATTCAAAAAGAATTAGATTTAATTGGGGTTGGTTACCGTGCTCAATTACAAGGAAATAAACTTGTATTGAACGTTGGTTACTCTCACCCAGTAGAATTCACTCCAGCAGAGGGTGTAAACGTAGAAGTTACTACAAACACACACTTAGTTATTTCTGGTAGTGATAAAGAAAAAGTTGGCGCATTAGCAGCTAACATCCGTGGAGTACGCCCACCAGAGCCATATAAAGGTAAAGGTATTAAATACTCTAACGAAATCATCCGTCGTAAAGAAGGTAAAACTGGTAAATAATAACCAGAACCTTCTGTACGCGAGTTGACATCCTAATAAAAAAAGAGGTGACCATTGTGATAAATAAACCAGATAAAAACAAAGTGCGTCAATCGAGACATGCACGAGTAAGAAGAAAAATTTCTGGTACTGCTGAGTGCCCACGCTTGAATGTATACCGTTCTAATAAACACATCTACGCTCAATTAATTGATGACGTAGCGGGTGTGACGCTAGCAAGTGCCTCTAGTAAGAAAGATTTAACTGAGAGTGTAACAAAAACAGATAGCGCTACTGCAATTGGTAAAATCATTGCTGAACGTGCTCAAGAAAAAGATATTAAACAAGTCAAATTTGACCGTGGTGGATATCTGTACCATGGCCGTGTACAAGCTTTGGCTGAAGCTGCCCGCGAAAATGGACTAGAATTCTAAGAAAAGGAGGATAACCACACATGGTATATATTGACCCAACTCATTTAGATTTAGAAGATCGCGTTGTTGCGATTAATCGTGTAACAAAAGTTGTAAAAGGTGGACGTAAACTCCGCTTTGCTGCTCTAGTTGTTGTCGGAGACAAGAACGGACATGTTGGATTTGGTACAGGGAAAGCAAATGAAGTTCCAGAAGCGATTCGTAAAGCAATTGAATCTGCTAAAAAGAACTTGATGGAAGTTCCTATGGTAGGATCATCTATTCCTCATGAAGTTATTGGAACATATAGTGGTGGAAACGTAATGTTGAAACCTGCTATTGCCGGTTCTGGAGTTTCTGCTGGTGGACCAGTTCGTGCCGTTATTGAATTGGCAGGAATTGCTGACATCACATCAAAATCTCTTGGATCAAGTACTCCAATTAACACTGTTCGTGCAACAATTGATGGATTACAACAATTGAAAAAAGCAGAAGAAATTGCTGCTTTACGCGGTAAAAGCGTAGAAGAAATTACAGGATAAGGAGGACCTACAATGGCAGAATTTAAAATTACTTTAAAGCGCAGCGTGATTGGACGTCCTCAAAACCAAAAAGATACAGTTAAGGCTTTGGGATTATCCAAAATTGGTAAATCTGTAGTAAAACCTGCTAACGATGCAATCGTTGGTATGATTAACACAGTAAGCCATTTAATAGAAGTAGAAGAAGTTAAATAATTTGATTTTAAATGAAGGAGGTGCCAAGCAACTATGAAACTTCATGAATTACAACCAGCAGAAGGATCTCGTAAAGAACGTAATCGCGTAGGTCGCGGATCGTCATCCGGTAATGGTAAAACTTCAGGACGAGGACATAAAGGTCAAAAAGCTCGTTCAGGTGGAGGAGTAAGACTAGGATTTGAAGGTGGACAAACACCATTATTCCGTCGTATTCCAAAACGTGGTTTTACAAATATTAACCGTAAAGACTATGCAATCGTGAATTTAGAAACTTTGAACCGTTTTGATGAAGGAACGGAAGTAACACCAGCACTACTTGTTGAAAGCGGAGTTGTCCGAGATGAAAAATCCGGCGTCAAAGTTCTAGGCCAAGGTACTGTTGAGAAAAAACTTACAGTCAAAGCACATAAATTCTCCAACGCAGCTAAGGAAGCAATTGAAGCTGCAGGTGGAACTGTTGAGGTGATCTAATGTTTACTCTTCTGAAAAATGCATTTCAGGTGAAAGACATTAGAAACAGAATCCTATTTACATTAAGTATGTTAATTGTATTCCGTATTGGAACACAAATAACAGTTCCTGGTGTAGATGCGAGTGCTATCACAAATTTAGCATCAACAGGCTTGTTTAGTCTTTTGAACACGTTCGGCGGTGGAGCGCTTAGTCAGTACTCCATCTTCGCAATGGGTGTTTCTCCTTATATCACAGCTTCTATTGTTGTCCAACTGTTACAAATGGATATTATTCCACGGTTTACAGAATGGTCTAAACAAGGTGAAGTTGGAAGAAGAAAACTGAACCAAGCAACAAAATACTTAGCAGTTGTTTTAGCTTTTGTTCAGTCGATTGGGATCTCAATTGGTTTTAACCAACTATCCGATTTCGGATTAGTTCGGAATCCAGGAACTACAACTTATCTCATGATTGCTTTAATCATGACAGCCGGTTCTATGTTTGTCATCTTCTTGGGTGACGCCATAACTATGAACGGTATTGGAAATGGTACTTCTTTATTAATCTTTTCCGGTATAGTTGCTCGTATACCTGCTGATTTAACCACTTTTTATAATGATCGATTTGTAGACGCCGGGGACAACCTGACCAGAAATATTCTGTTTAGTGTTGCACTGGCTATTGCTATGCTACTCGTAGTCATTTTTACAATCTATATGCAACAAGCGGAACGTAGGATTCCGATTCAGTATTCCAAACGGGCTGCTGGATCCAATCAAACTGCCCACTTGCCATTGAAGATTAATTCAGCTGGAGTAATTCCAGTAATCTTTGCCAGTTCATTCATGATGACTCCGCAAACAATCTTAGGATTCTTTGCTGCTAATTATGCAAATGCAACTTGGTATCAGGTACTGAATACAGTATTTAACTATCGTGAACCAGTCGGAGCTATTTTTTATACGATTCTGATTGTTGTTTTCACGTATTTCTATGCCCTTATCCAGATTAACCCTGAAAAGATGGCAGAAAACCTTCAAAAATCCGGAGGGTATATTCCAAGTGTACGTCCGGGTAAAAGTACAGAAGACTACATCACCAGTTTGTTGATGCGTCTAAGTACGGTTGGAGCATTATTTCTTGGCCTTATAGCCTTATTGCCGATCATTGCTTCGGCGTTATGGAACTTGCCAGATTCATTGGCACTTGGAGGAACCAGTCTTTTGATTATAGTAGGAACTGCTTTAGAAACTACTCGTCAAATTGAAGGCCGAATGGTGAAACGTAATTATCAAGGTTTTATTCAAAAGTAAGTTGTGTGCGGGGCTTGCCCCCACCACACTCTTGCAAATGAGGAGGCAGAAAATGAAGAACCTGATTATCACAGGACTTCCCGGTGCAGGGAAAGGTACACAAGCAGAGCGCATTGTTGATGTTTACGGTATTCCGCATATCTCAACAGGTGACATGTTTCGTGCCGCAATGCAAAATGGAACAGAATTAGGAAAGCAAGCTAAATCCTATATGGATCAAGGCGAGCTAGTTCCTGACGAAGTAACAAACGGTATTGTGAAGGAAAGACTTCAAGAAGAAGACACAAAAAATGGATTCTTATTGGATGGATTCCCCCGAACATTGGTGCAAGCAAAAGCTTTGGACAAAATCATGTCTGAACTTAGAAAAAACATCGATGCTGTTATCAACATTGAAGTAAATCCCGATGTGTTAAAAGCCCGTTTGACCGGTCGTATTATATGTCGAAATTGTGGTGCCACGTATCATTTAACTAACCATCCAACAAAAGTTGAAGGTGTTTGTGATCGTTGTGGTTCACATGACTTATATCAAAGGGAAGACGACAAGCCAGAAACCGTCGAAAATCGTATTCGTGTGAATTTAGAACAATCAAAACCAATTCTAGAATTTTATTCTGAAAAGGGATTGTTACACACTGTCAACGGCGAAATCGGAATTGAAAATGTTTTTTCAGAAATCCAAAGCCTCATTGGCTAAGCTTGTTTAACTCTTGATTTTATGATATAATCTAACAGTTAGTATAAAATAACCAAGACAAGAGATTAAAACAGCGCAACAGAATGTTAGGAGGTTAGAGGATTGGCGAAAGACGATGTCATTGAAATTGAAGGATTAGTCGTTGAAACGTTGCCCAATGCAATGTTTAAGGTTGAACTTGAGAATGGCCATATTGTGCTAGCGCACGTATCAGGTAAAATTAGAATGCACTATATCCGCATTCTGCCAGGCGATAAAGTAACGGTGGAATTATCCCCGTATGATCTTACTCGCGGTCGTATCACGTATCGATTTAAATAATTGCACTCCATCACTTTAAGGAGGGAAAAGTAATGAAAGTTAGAGCATCAGTAAAACCTATTTGCGAGAAATGTAAGGTTGTTCGCAGAAATGGTCGTGTAATGGTGATTTGTGAAAACCCTAAACACAAACAACGCCAAGGATAATAACAAGGAGGTGCCAATAAATGGCTCGTATAGCTGGAGTAGATATTCCGCGTGACAAACGCATCGTTATATCATTGACTTACATTTACGGAATTGGAAATACAACTGCACAAAAACTTTTGGAAAGAGCAGATGTATCTGAAGAAACCCGTGTACGTGATTTAACAAACGATGAACTAGATCGCATTCGTCAAGAAGTTGACAAGTTGAAAATTGAAGGTGACCTTCGTCGTGAAGTAAACCTAAACATCAAACGTTTGATTGAAATTGGTTCATACAGAGGAATTCGCCACCGTCGTGGATTACCTGTTCGTGGACAAAACACAAAAAACAATGCACGCACTCGTAAAGGTCCTTTGAAATCAGTAGTCAGCAAGAAAAAATAATATAAGTGAAGGAGGTTAACACTTCATGGTTAAAAAAGCAACTCGAAAACGTCGTGTAAGAAAAAATATTGAGTCGGGCGTAGCACATATTCGCTCTACTTTTAACAATACAATCGTAATGATTACAGATGTACACGGAAATGCCGTTTCATGGTCATCCGCTGGTGCGTTAGGTTTTAGAGGGTCTCGTAAATCCACTCCTTTCGCTGCTCAAATGGCTGCTGAAGCCGCAGCAAAAGTATGTATGGAACATGGAATGAAATCAGTAGAAGTTGCTGTTAAAGGTCCTGGTTCAGGACGCGAAGCTGCAATTCGTTCATTACAAGCAACTGGTTTAGAAGTTACTGCCATTCGTGACGTAACTCCAATTCCACATAACGGATGCCGCCCACCAAAACGTCGTCGCGTATAATTGCAGTTTGTATAAAAAATATATTAATTCGCAATGGACTCACTATGATGAACGAACCGTTTTGAAAGGGGTAAATTGACATATGATCGAAATTGAAAAACCAAGAATTGAAACGATTGAGATCAGCGAAGGTGCAACATTTGGCAAATTCGTTGTAGAACCACTTGAACGGGGATATGGGACAACACTTGGCAACTCATTACGTCGTATTTTGCTTTCTTCTTTGCCTGGTACTGCTGTATCGACCATTCAAATCGACGGCGTACTACATGAATTTTCAACCATTGATGGTGTGTTGGAAGACGTAACACAAATCGTCTTGAACATTAAACAATTGGCTTTGAAATTTTATTCGCAAGAAGATAAGACTATCGAAATCGATGTAAAAGGTCCTGCAGTCGTAACGGCAGCGGACATCAATCATGACAGTGATGTAGAAATCTTAAACCCTGATTTATATATATGTACAGTTGCTGAAGGTGCACAATTACATGTGCGTATGGACGCAAAAAATGGCCGTGGATATATTCGTTCCGAACATAATAAAACGGACGATATGCCTATTGGTGTGATTCCGGTAGACTCTATTTTTACACCTGTAAAAAAAGTGAACTATCAAGTGGAAAACACTCGTATTGGTCAAAAGAATGTATATGATAAATTAACTTTAGATGTATGGACAGATGGTTCTGTCAGCCCGGAAGAAGCAGTTAGTTTAGCTGCCAAAATCCTAACCGAGCATTTAAACATCTTCGTCAATCTTACCGATCAAGCTCGTAAAGCGGAAATCATGGTAGAAAAAGAAGAAACTCAAAAAGAGAAAATGCTTGAAATGACGATTGAAGAACTAGACCTTTCTGTACGTTCTTATAACTGTTTGAAACGCGCAGGAATCAATACTATTCAAGAGCTGACTGACAAGTCAGAAGCAGAAATGATTAAAGTGCGTAATCTCGGACGTAAATCACTTGAAGAAGTGAAGAATAAATTGGACGAATTAGAATTGTCCCTACGTCACGAAGACTAGTACTGCAGCAAAGGAGGATTACCCAAAATGGCTTATCGTAAACTAGGACGTACAAGTTCCCAAAGAAAAGCAATGTTACGTGATTTGACAACAGATTTGTTGATTAACGAACGCATTGTTACAACGGAAGCTCGTGCTAAAGAAATCCGTAGAACGACTGAAAAGATGATTACATTGGGCAAGCGTGGCGACTTAGCTGCACGCCGTATGGCAGCGCAGTTTGTTCGTAACGAAGTAGCTGATGTTCGTGAAGAAGGCGAAGATATTGTTATCGAGTCTGCTTTGCAAAAATTATTCAATGGTTTAGCTGATCGTTATGCTGATCGCCAAGGTGGATACACTCGTATCATGAAAACAGAACCCCGTCGTGGAGATTCTGCACCAATGGTTATTATTGAATTAGTTTAATCAAATTGTGCGTCAAGTACTTTTTGTGATTTTCAGATGAAAAGAGCGTTATGATGTTGATCTTTCCCTTTTTAGGTCGAGAGGTTAAAGTCTAGCTCGTGACATTTTACGAGAATGGAATCATTCTCGTAGGGTGCTCACCATTTGTAATAAAGATGCTTTGTGAGTATGAACTAGAAATGTTCAGCTCTATTTTTTTTTCTAATCAGTGGTTACCCATAACCCGTTCAAAAAAATCCCAAGTGATCATAGTCACTTGGGATTTTTTGTGTTCTTTTAGATTTTTTGATTGAGTAAATGATCCATCCATTTTAGAGTAGTTTGAATATGATGATCCCAAAAGGACCAAGAGTGCGTTCCAGCTTCTTCAATAAACTGA
The Jeotgalibaca sp. MA1X17-3 genome window above contains:
- a CDS encoding DNA-directed RNA polymerase subunit alpha; the encoded protein is MIEIEKPRIETIEISEGATFGKFVVEPLERGYGTTLGNSLRRILLSSLPGTAVSTIQIDGVLHEFSTIDGVLEDVTQIVLNIKQLALKFYSQEDKTIEIDVKGPAVVTAADINHDSDVEILNPDLYICTVAEGAQLHVRMDAKNGRGYIRSEHNKTDDMPIGVIPVDSIFTPVKKVNYQVENTRIGQKNVYDKLTLDVWTDGSVSPEEAVSLAAKILTEHLNIFVNLTDQARKAEIMVEKEETQKEKMLEMTIEELDLSVRSYNCLKRAGINTIQELTDKSEAEMIKVRNLGRKSLEEVKNKLDELELSLRHED
- the rplQ gene encoding 50S ribosomal protein L17; this translates as MAYRKLGRTSSQRKAMLRDLTTDLLINERIVTTEARAKEIRRTTEKMITLGKRGDLAARRMAAQFVRNEVADVREEGEDIVIESALQKLFNGLADRYADRQGGYTRIMKTEPRRGDSAPMVIIELV